In the genome of Diaphorobacter sp. HDW4A, the window CGGTCGAAGTAGTCCTGCAGCATCGGGCGGTAGTCAGGATGGGCGCAATTGTCGATGATGACCTGCGCGCGCTGGCGTGGCGAGAGGCCGCGCAGGTCGGCCAAGCCTTGTTCGGTGACGACGACCTGGGTGTCGTGCTCGGTGTGGTCCACGTGGGCGCACATCGGCACGATGCAGCTCACGTTGCCGCCCTTGGCGACGGATGGGGTCACGAAGAAGTTGAGATAGCTGTTGCGCGCGAAGTCGCCCGAGCCGCCGATGCCGTTCATCATGCTCGTGCCCATCACATGGGTGGAGTTGATGTTGCCGTAAATGTCGGCTTCGATCATCGAGTTCATGCCGATCACGCCGAGGCGGCGCACCACCTCGGGGTGGTTGCTGATTTCCTGGGGGCGCAGCACGATGCGCTCGCGGTAGAAGTCGATGTTCTGCACGAATTCGTCGAGTGCCGCGTGGCTCAGCGAGATGGCGCTGGCCGAGGCCGACTTCATCATGCCCTCGCGCACCAGCTCGAGCATGCCGTCTTGCAACACCTCGGTGTAGCCGGTGAGGTTCTCGAACGGGCTCTTGAGCAGTCCGGCGAGCACGGCGTTGGCCACGTTGCCCACGCCCGACTGCAGCGGCAGCAGTTCCTTGGGCAGGCGGCCGACCTTCACCTCGTGCGCGAGGAAGTCGATCACGTGTGCGGCGATGCGCTCGGAATTCACGTCGGGCGCGGCGAAGGCGGAGTTGCGGTCGGGGCTGTCTGTATGGACGATGGCGATGATCTTGGACGGATCGCAGCTCAGGTGCGGCACGCCGATGCGGTCATTCGGGCCGTAGAGCGCAATGGGCTTGCGCTGGGGCGGGATGGCGGTACCGTAGTAAATGTCGTGCATGCCGTCGAGTTCGAGCGGCAGACGGTGGTTGACTTCCAGGATCACCTTGTCGGCGAGGTCCAGCCAGGTCTTGTTGTTGCCGACCGCCATGGTGGGCACGAAGCTGCCGTCCGAGTTGATCGCGGTGACCTCGATCACCGCCACGTTCAGGTGGCCCAGAAAGCCGAACCATGCGTGCTGGGCGACATGCGAGAGGTGCATGTCCACGAAGTGCATCTTGCCGGTGTTGATCTTCTCGCGGCAGATCGGGTCGGACTGGAAGGGCAGGCGCATCTCCATGCCGTCCACCTTGGCGAGCGCGCCGTCGAGCTCGGCGGCGGTCGATGCGCCGGTCCAGATGCTCACGCGAAACGGGTGACCAGCGGCGTGCTCGGCCTCGATGCGCTTGGCCAGCGCCTGCGGGATGGACTTGGGATAGCCCGCGCCCGTGAATCCGCTCATTCCCACAATCGATCCCGGCTCGATCAGCGCAGCGGCCTGTTCTGCGGTCATGACCTTTTCGCGAAGGCCGGGATGCTGGATGCGGGACGTGGAACACAACATGAAAACTTGACTCCGAAAATGACCGAAGGGGCGTTGTGCACGCCCCTTCGGCTGGTTATCAGATGTAAATCCTATCAGGTATTCCGTTCGCGTTAGGTAGAAACCCCGGCCTTACGGAATGCTGACAGGATTGTCATCTCGGGTCAGGTCATGCCGCTGTCAGTCTTGGCGGCGGTTGAGAAGGGCGTACAGAATGATTGCGCCGAAGGTCGCGGTACCGATGCCGCCGAGAGCGAAGTCACCGAATTTCAGAGTGAAGTCGCCAGTGCCGAGGATCAGCGTGATGGCCGCCACGATCAGGTTCTTGTTCTGCGAAAAGTCCACCTTGTTTTCCACCCAGATCTTGGCTCCGGCAATCGCGATCAGACCAAAGACCACAATGGAAACTCCCCCCATTACCGGCAGGGGAATGGCCTGGATCAGCGCGCCGAACTTGGGGGAAAAGCCCAGCAGCACGGCGATCAGCGCGGCCACGAGGAACACGGCGGTCGAGTAGATCTTGGTGGCCGCCATCACGCCGATGTTCTCGGCGTAAGTGGTCACTCCGGTGCCGCCCAGCCCGCCGCTGACCATCGTCGCCACGCCGTCGCCGATGAAGGCGCGGCCCATGTACTGGTCGAGGTTCTTGCCGGTCATGGCCGTCACGGCTTTGATGTGGCCCAGATTCTCGGCCACCAGAATGATCACCACCGGCACGATCAGCAGCATCGCGTTGCCGCTGAACACCGGCGCGTGGAAGGAGGGCAGGCCGAACCACGGCGCATTGATCACGCCCGACAGATCCAGCGGCTTGCCCAGATCCATGCCATTGGTCAGCACCGCATACAGCACCGAAGCCACCAGCAGACCCACAAGGATCAGCAACCGCTGCACCATGCCGCGCGTGAGCACCGCTACGAGACCGAC includes:
- a CDS encoding acetyl-CoA hydrolase/transferase family protein; the protein is MLCSTSRIQHPGLREKVMTAEQAAALIEPGSIVGMSGFTGAGYPKSIPQALAKRIEAEHAAGHPFRVSIWTGASTAAELDGALAKVDGMEMRLPFQSDPICREKINTGKMHFVDMHLSHVAQHAWFGFLGHLNVAVIEVTAINSDGSFVPTMAVGNNKTWLDLADKVILEVNHRLPLELDGMHDIYYGTAIPPQRKPIALYGPNDRIGVPHLSCDPSKIIAIVHTDSPDRNSAFAAPDVNSERIAAHVIDFLAHEVKVGRLPKELLPLQSGVGNVANAVLAGLLKSPFENLTGYTEVLQDGMLELVREGMMKSASASAISLSHAALDEFVQNIDFYRERIVLRPQEISNHPEVVRRLGVIGMNSMIEADIYGNINSTHVMGTSMMNGIGGSGDFARNSYLNFFVTPSVAKGGNVSCIVPMCAHVDHTEHDTQVVVTEQGLADLRGLSPRQRAQVIIDNCAHPDYRPMLQDYFDRAQKSGGQQTPHILGEALSWHDRCQKTGSMRG
- a CDS encoding solute carrier family 23 protein codes for the protein MGMFSWTERSPQVLQSGGVIGPDERLPWGQTGLMGVQHVIAMFGSTVLAPILMGFDPNMAVFMSGIGTLIFFLITGGKVPSYLGSSFAFIGVVIAATAYAGKGPNANIGVALGGIIACGAVYTLVGLIVQLVGTGWIERFMPPVVTGAIVAVIGLNLAGIPVKNMASNNFESWMQALTFVCVGLVAVLTRGMVQRLLILVGLLVASVLYAVLTNGMDLGKPLDLSGVINAPWFGLPSFHAPVFSGNAMLLIVPVVIILVAENLGHIKAVTAMTGKNLDQYMGRAFIGDGVATMVSGGLGGTGVTTYAENIGVMAATKIYSTAVFLVAALIAVLLGFSPKFGALIQAIPLPVMGGVSIVVFGLIAIAGAKIWVENKVDFSQNKNLIVAAITLILGTGDFTLKFGDFALGGIGTATFGAIILYALLNRRQD